Proteins co-encoded in one Armatimonadota bacterium genomic window:
- a CDS encoding ArsR family transcriptional regulator has translation MRETRARIVDLLRRRGPLTVEDLARALHVTRTAVIGHLAALQADGFVTRRGLRPGIRRPAVLYGLTPAADALFPKAYEEFAALVLADLKRRSPGHLRRLLRRIADAWIARDLPRVAPLRGRERLTRATEILAERGFMPTLERTRTGYVLREHNCPLMRLAVDHVEVCDMVHRWLEALVGAQLIRVRCLRQGDPYSAYALGPPAEGGRTRRTPARHPGGRPRRAR, from the coding sequence ATGCGCGAGACGCGAGCGCGCATCGTCGACCTGCTGCGCCGCCGAGGGCCTCTGACGGTCGAGGACCTTGCCCGCGCCCTGCATGTCACCCGCACGGCCGTTATCGGTCACCTGGCCGCGCTGCAGGCGGACGGGTTCGTGACGCGGCGGGGACTACGGCCTGGCATTCGGCGCCCCGCCGTGCTCTACGGGCTGACGCCGGCTGCTGACGCCCTCTTCCCCAAGGCGTACGAGGAGTTCGCCGCACTGGTCCTCGCGGACCTCAAGCGACGCAGCCCCGGCCACCTTCGTCGCCTCCTCCGGCGCATTGCCGATGCCTGGATCGCCCGCGACCTGCCGCGGGTCGCGCCGTTGCGTGGCCGGGAGCGCCTGACCCGCGCTACGGAGATCCTGGCCGAGCGTGGCTTCATGCCAACCCTCGAACGAACTCGCACTGGCTACGTGCTGCGGGAGCACAACTGCCCCCTGATGCGCCTGGCTGTCGACCACGTCGAGGTGTGCGACATGGTGCACCGGTGGTTAGAGGCCCTGGTGGGCGCGCAGCTGATCCGGGTGCGCTGCCTGCGGCAGGGAGATCCGTACTCGGCATACGCGCTGGGCCCGCCGGCTGAGGGCGGCCGCACGAGGAGGACACCCGCCCGGCACCCCGGCGGCCGCCCACGGCGGGCGCGATAA
- a CDS encoding DUF885 domain-containing protein produces MTTTSAFNDLVRSFVADYLEFYPTLGSRLGLHLYDGRTEDYTRPAIDHWLRTLTRWERRLAGLPRESLSPAEQHDAALLEAAIAHERFAWEHLRDHERNPLWGNDALDVTPYLKRNYAPLHERLRALASHLEHVPGYLEQLRGHLQPPLARPLLTTTLEVYQGYLAFLTDTLPAEIARTDDAAVRARAAEAAERAVQALRDHLAYLDAARARTTDAFAIGEELFREMLRTGELVDVPLDRLLALGEEELARLHDDVRATAARLAPGADPRQVVAQLGQDHPPAERLLDETRALLEDLRRFLLDRAIVTLPDEERPRVDQTPPFARWAFAMMDTAGPFETTATESYYYVTLPDPAWTPEQRAQWLTKFDYATLKAVSIHEAYPGHFVHFLYGVNRAPSMAARVFTAYSFVEGWAHYCEEMMLEAGVDPSPRFRLACLSEALVRVVRYLAAIRMHAGGMPLDEAARMFREHAFMEPITAEKEAVRGTFDPGYLNYTLGKFLLRRLRDDYRTELGPAFSLRAFHDRLIALGAPPFPLARRLLLTKPGGPLL; encoded by the coding sequence ATGACGACCACGTCTGCCTTCAACGACCTCGTCCGCAGCTTCGTCGCCGACTACCTGGAGTTCTACCCAACGCTGGGGAGCCGGTTGGGCTTGCACCTCTACGACGGCCGCACCGAGGACTACACGCGCCCGGCCATCGACCACTGGCTGCGCACGCTGACGCGCTGGGAGCGCCGCCTGGCGGGGCTGCCCCGCGAGAGCCTGTCCCCCGCTGAACAACACGACGCAGCGCTGCTGGAGGCCGCCATCGCGCACGAGCGGTTCGCCTGGGAGCACCTGCGCGACCACGAGCGCAACCCGCTGTGGGGGAACGACGCCCTGGACGTCACGCCCTACCTCAAGCGCAACTACGCGCCGCTCCACGAGCGGCTCCGCGCCCTGGCGAGCCACCTGGAGCACGTGCCCGGGTACCTGGAGCAGCTCCGCGGCCACCTCCAGCCGCCCCTGGCGCGTCCGCTCCTGACCACCACCCTGGAGGTCTACCAGGGCTACCTGGCGTTCCTGACCGACACCCTGCCGGCCGAGATCGCCCGTACCGACGACGCGGCCGTCCGCGCCCGCGCGGCCGAGGCGGCCGAGCGCGCCGTCCAGGCGCTCCGGGACCACCTCGCCTACCTGGACGCCGCCCGCGCCCGCACCACCGACGCCTTTGCCATCGGCGAGGAGCTGTTCCGCGAGATGCTGCGGACCGGCGAGCTGGTCGACGTGCCGCTGGATCGGCTGCTGGCACTGGGCGAGGAGGAGCTGGCGCGCCTGCACGACGACGTGCGCGCCACCGCCGCGCGTCTGGCGCCGGGGGCCGATCCCCGCCAGGTCGTCGCCCAGCTCGGGCAGGACCACCCGCCGGCCGAGCGGCTGCTGGACGAGACCCGCGCGCTGCTGGAGGACCTGCGCCGTTTCCTGCTCGACCGGGCCATCGTCACGCTCCCCGACGAGGAGCGGCCCCGGGTCGACCAGACGCCGCCGTTTGCCCGGTGGGCCTTCGCCATGATGGACACCGCCGGGCCCTTCGAGACGACGGCGACGGAGTCGTACTACTACGTCACGCTGCCCGATCCGGCCTGGACGCCCGAGCAGCGCGCGCAATGGCTGACGAAGTTCGACTACGCCACGCTGAAGGCGGTCAGCATCCACGAGGCGTACCCCGGGCACTTCGTCCACTTCCTCTACGGGGTGAACCGGGCACCTTCCATGGCCGCCCGGGTCTTCACCGCGTACTCGTTCGTCGAGGGCTGGGCCCACTACTGCGAGGAGATGATGCTGGAGGCGGGGGTGGACCCCAGCCCGCGGTTCCGGCTGGCCTGCCTGAGCGAGGCCTTGGTGCGCGTCGTGCGCTACCTGGCGGCGATCCGCATGCACGCTGGCGGGATGCCGCTGGACGAGGCCGCGCGCATGTTCCGCGAGCACGCGTTCATGGAGCCCATCACCGCCGAGAAGGAAGCGGTACGGGGCACCTTCGATCCGGGCTACCTCAACTACACCCTGGGCAAGTTCCTGCTGCGGCGGCTGCGCGACGACTACCGGACCGAGCTGGGGCCGGCCTTTTCGCTGCGGGCGTTCCACGACCGGCTGATCGCCCTGGGCGCGCCGCCATTCCCTCTGGCCCGCCGCCTCCTGCTGACCAAGCCCGGCGGCCCGCTCCTGTAG